In one window of Scyliorhinus canicula chromosome 17, sScyCan1.1, whole genome shotgun sequence DNA:
- the LOC119952302 gene encoding gastrula zinc finger protein XlCGF7.1-like isoform X1: protein MAHQQVHTDERPFKCPDCEMCFKISRNLMSHQRVHMDERPFKCPDCGKCFKGSWGLLSHQRVHTDERPFKCPDCEKCFKSSSDLISHQRVHTDERPFKCPDCGKWFKSSSDLISHQRVHTDERPFKCLDCGKCFKSSSERMSHQRVHTDERPFKCPDCEKSFKRSSQLMSHQHVHTDERPFNCLDCGKCFKSSGNLMSHQRVHTDERPFKCPDCGKCFKSSGNLMFHQRVHTDERPFNCPDCGKCFKSSSELMSHQRVHTDERPFKCPDCEMCFKSSRNLMSHQRVHTDERPFKCPDCERCFRSSGNLISHQRVHTDEGRLNDRTAGSALKVPRI from the coding sequence ATGGCCCATCAAcaggttcacactgatgagagaccttttaaatgcccgGACTGTGAGATGTGCTTTAAAATTTCCAGGAACCTGAtgtcccatcaacgagttcacatggatgagagaccttttaaatgcccagactgcgggaagtgctttaAAGGGTCCTGGGGACTGTtgtcccatcaacgagttcacacggatgagagaccttttaaatgcccagactgcgAGAAATGCTTTAAAAGTTCCTCGGACCTGAtatcccatcaacgagttcacactgatgagagaccttttaaatgcccagactgcgggaagtggtTTAAAAGTTCCTCGGACCTGAtatcccatcaacgtgttcacactgatgagagaccttttaaatgcctagactgtgggaagtgctttaaaagttccTCGGAACGAatgtcccatcaacgtgttcacaccgatgagagaccttttaaatgtccagactgcgaAAAGTCCTTCAAACGTTCCTCGCAACTGATGTCTCATCAACATGTTCATACTGATGAAAGACCTTTTAATTGCctagactgtgggaagtgctttaaaagttcaGGCAACCTGATGTCCCACCAACGTGTTCatactgatgagagaccttttaaatgtccagactgcgggaagtgctttaaaagttctGGGAACCTGATGTtccatcaacgagttcacacggatgagagaccttttaattgtccggactgcgggaagtgctttaaaagttcctcggaactgatgtcccatcaacgcgttcacactgatgagagaccttttaaatgcccagactgtgAGATGTGCTTTAAAAGTTCCCGGAACCTGATGtctcatcagcgagttcacactgatgagagaccttttaaatgtccagactgtgagAGGTGCTTCAGAAGTTCCGGGAACCTGATCTCCCATCAACGAGTCCACACTGATGAGGGACGTTTAAATGACCGGACAGcgggaagtgctttaaaagttccTAGAATCTGA
- the LOC119952302 gene encoding gastrula zinc finger protein XlCGF7.1-like isoform X2 → MSHQRVHMDERPFKCPDCGKCFKGSWGLLSHQRVHTDERPFKCPDCEKCFKSSSDLISHQRVHTDERPFKCPDCGKWFKSSSDLISHQRVHTDERPFKCLDCGKCFKSSSERMSHQRVHTDERPFKCPDCEKSFKRSSQLMSHQHVHTDERPFNCLDCGKCFKSSGNLMSHQRVHTDERPFKCPDCGKCFKSSGNLMFHQRVHTDERPFNCPDCGKCFKSSSELMSHQRVHTDERPFKCPDCEMCFKSSRNLMSHQRVHTDERPFKCPDCERCFRSSGNLISHQRVHTDEGRLNDRTAGSALKVPRI, encoded by the coding sequence AtgtcccatcaacgagttcacatggatgagagaccttttaaatgcccagactgcgggaagtgctttaAAGGGTCCTGGGGACTGTtgtcccatcaacgagttcacacggatgagagaccttttaaatgcccagactgcgAGAAATGCTTTAAAAGTTCCTCGGACCTGAtatcccatcaacgagttcacactgatgagagaccttttaaatgcccagactgcgggaagtggtTTAAAAGTTCCTCGGACCTGAtatcccatcaacgtgttcacactgatgagagaccttttaaatgcctagactgtgggaagtgctttaaaagttccTCGGAACGAatgtcccatcaacgtgttcacaccgatgagagaccttttaaatgtccagactgcgaAAAGTCCTTCAAACGTTCCTCGCAACTGATGTCTCATCAACATGTTCATACTGATGAAAGACCTTTTAATTGCctagactgtgggaagtgctttaaaagttcaGGCAACCTGATGTCCCACCAACGTGTTCatactgatgagagaccttttaaatgtccagactgcgggaagtgctttaaaagttctGGGAACCTGATGTtccatcaacgagttcacacggatgagagaccttttaattgtccggactgcgggaagtgctttaaaagttcctcggaactgatgtcccatcaacgcgttcacactgatgagagaccttttaaatgcccagactgtgAGATGTGCTTTAAAAGTTCCCGGAACCTGATGtctcatcagcgagttcacactgatgagagaccttttaaatgtccagactgtgagAGGTGCTTCAGAAGTTCCGGGAACCTGATCTCCCATCAACGAGTCCACACTGATGAGGGACGTTTAAATGACCGGACAGcgggaagtgctttaaaagttccTAGAATCTGA